The Miscanthus floridulus cultivar M001 chromosome 6, ASM1932011v1, whole genome shotgun sequence genomic interval GGCGGGCGGCCGGTGCCAAGCATGGCGACGACGCCGGTGCGAGTGACCAGGTGGTGGAACCCGACACCTAGGGCGTCCAGCTCGTCGCGGGCGAGGCGCGCGTAGGAGGAGAGCTTCACGCCGCAGCTCCTCCCACTCGGACTCCTGCAGCTCCAGCGCCGCGGCCGCATCCTACGATGGCGACATCATCTCCGGCTCTGGCACCGGCACCGACGAAGCGCGAGATCCAATCCGGCGAGGGGTCCGGGGTCGCTTGTGA includes:
- the LOC136461866 gene encoding IAA-amino acid hydrolase ILR1-like 6 isoform X4 translates to MRPRRWSCRSPSGRSCGVKLSSYARLARDELDALGVGFHHLVTRTGVVAMLGTGRPPIVALRADMDVLPIQEPN
- the LOC136461866 gene encoding IAA-amino acid hydrolase ILR1-like 6 isoform X2, giving the protein MRPRRWSCRSPSGRSCGVKLSSYARLARDELDALGVGFHHLVTRTGVVAMLGTGRPPIVALRADMDVLPIQVRACVVRVLASSSTLVSYQSHRHTVLMLFMQRPKSCFILIL
- the LOC136461866 gene encoding IAA-amino acid hydrolase ILR1-like 6 isoform X3 → MRPRRWSCRSPSGRSCGVKLSSYARLARDELDALGVGFHHLVTRTGVVAMLGTGRPPIVALRADMDVLPIQRAVLW